A part of Tessaracoccus timonensis genomic DNA contains:
- a CDS encoding anchored repeat-type ABC transporter permease subunit, whose protein sequence is MLTPLDFLSDLTNPMLAFLPKALIVSVLAAAVCGVIGSHVVLRGMTFIGDAVSHSVFPGIAVAFVLQGSLVVGGIVAGVVTAVLIAVFSQTKRLREDSVIGVFFVAAFALGIVVISLSPGYAGSLTSFLFGSITGIPDEAVWFSLAMTIGVLAVAMALHKELVAVSLDREYARSLGMPVLALDIALYVLVTLAVVMSIQTIGNVLVLALLVTPAASARMLTDRLVPMMLTAAGIGAVSAFVGLYLSWALDVPTGGTIVLVCTAMFLLAWAFGPRHGLLARAKPVARAA, encoded by the coding sequence ATGCTGACCCCACTGGATTTCCTCTCCGACCTCACCAACCCCATGCTCGCGTTCTTGCCGAAGGCGCTGATCGTGTCGGTGCTGGCGGCCGCCGTGTGCGGCGTGATCGGCTCGCACGTGGTGCTGCGCGGCATGACGTTCATCGGCGACGCGGTCTCCCACTCCGTCTTTCCCGGCATCGCCGTGGCGTTCGTGCTGCAGGGGTCGCTCGTCGTGGGCGGCATCGTCGCGGGCGTAGTCACCGCCGTGTTGATCGCGGTGTTCTCGCAGACCAAGCGCCTGCGGGAGGACTCGGTGATCGGCGTGTTCTTCGTCGCCGCATTCGCGCTGGGCATCGTCGTCATTTCGCTCTCGCCCGGCTACGCGGGCTCGCTGACGTCATTCCTCTTCGGTTCGATCACCGGCATTCCTGACGAGGCCGTCTGGTTCTCGCTCGCCATGACCATCGGCGTGCTCGCCGTGGCGATGGCGCTGCACAAGGAACTCGTCGCCGTGAGCCTCGACCGAGAGTACGCGCGCTCGCTGGGCATGCCGGTGTTGGCGCTCGACATTGCGCTGTACGTGCTGGTGACGCTCGCCGTCGTGATGAGCATCCAGACCATCGGCAACGTGCTGGTGCTCGCGCTGCTGGTCACACCCGCCGCGTCGGCCCGAATGCTGACCGACCGCCTCGTGCCCATGATGCTCACCGCAGCCGGCATCGGAGCGGTGAGTGCTTTCGTCGGGCTCTATCTGTCGTGGGCGCTCGACGTACCCACCGGCGGCACGATCGTGCTGGTGTGTACGGCGATGTTCTTGCTGGCATGGGCGTTCGGGCCCAGGCACGGCCTGCTCGCGCGGGCAAAACCCGTCGCGAGGGCCGCCTGA
- a CDS encoding anchored repeat-type ABC transporter ATP-binding subunit has product MPSDTAALSVRDLSVTLGGRRVLTDVNLDLETGGVHGLLGPNGAGKTTLFRAIMRLIPASSGTIATPRGVGYVPQRHDVMWDFPITAQEVVMTGLTRDIGFLRLPRRRHVQAVAEALQRVRMTDLRARPISEMSGGQRQRVMIARALARHPGLLLLDEPFTGLDMPTQELLTGLFAELAAEGTTLLMSTHDLTHAIVACDRLTLLNKEVIATGHPDALRQPDLWMRTFDVSAHSPLLKQVGMVHRATVTHQHAHPELEAEAC; this is encoded by the coding sequence ATGCCGAGTGACACCGCCGCACTGAGCGTGCGTGACCTCAGCGTGACGCTTGGCGGACGCCGAGTACTCACGGACGTGAACCTCGACCTGGAGACGGGGGGCGTGCACGGACTGCTGGGCCCCAACGGAGCCGGCAAGACGACGCTCTTCCGCGCCATCATGCGCCTGATCCCCGCGTCGTCGGGAACCATCGCCACACCCCGCGGCGTGGGGTACGTGCCGCAGCGCCACGACGTGATGTGGGACTTTCCCATCACCGCCCAGGAAGTGGTGATGACGGGCCTCACCCGCGACATCGGTTTCCTGCGCCTGCCTCGACGGCGGCACGTGCAGGCCGTGGCGGAGGCGCTGCAGCGGGTGCGCATGACGGACCTGCGCGCCCGCCCCATCTCCGAGATGTCCGGTGGCCAGCGTCAGCGCGTGATGATCGCCCGAGCACTGGCCCGGCACCCAGGATTGCTGCTGCTCGACGAGCCGTTCACCGGCCTCGACATGCCTACGCAGGAGTTGCTCACCGGGCTATTCGCCGAACTCGCCGCGGAGGGGACGACGCTGCTCATGTCGACGCATGACCTCACCCACGCCATCGTCGCCTGCGACCGTCTCACGCTGCTCAACAAAGAAGTCATCGCCACCGGGCACCCCGACGCGCTGCGCCAGCCCGATCTGTGGATGCGCACCTTCGACGTGTCGGCGCACTCTCCGCTGCTGAAACAGGTGGGCATGGTGCACCGCGCCACAGTGACCCACCAGCACGCACATCCGGAATTGGAGGCTGAGGCATGCTGA
- a CDS encoding choice-of-anchor M domain-containing protein, which yields MRRTLLAAAAAFLALVPTIGHADETTPSPDLGSDEPGLQQRVESDEAMGEGNVTIGEGHVDLGPRLIDGKWTFLARDDTAKLQGGKAVWRELDDVVFKVHDKAKLSLPEGDEYAFTGAKAGDEVWAVPQTEAPGVVWLGWNTQDPEVVKSTERGVTLRILEAKQIDGDGTLTLFLQPGNFAPPQVLFDGKQPGDIWVDLNTHTHANWVFTKPGTYLVKVAIDATGTDKTERSAEAVLRFSVGDSTDEQAAMDATWPGAESSDEGDASASDSPSAAPSAASTGAASKGSESAKPAAQEDANEQADGASSLPWVAGGVALVVIAGVVVALVMRRQKRMTDEVFNDAE from the coding sequence ATGAGACGTACGCTCCTCGCCGCCGCAGCGGCTTTCCTCGCGCTTGTGCCCACGATCGGGCACGCGGACGAGACCACCCCGTCACCCGACCTCGGCTCCGACGAACCGGGCCTCCAGCAGCGCGTCGAATCCGACGAGGCGATGGGCGAGGGGAACGTGACGATCGGTGAAGGCCACGTCGACCTCGGCCCGCGCCTCATCGACGGGAAGTGGACCTTCCTCGCCCGCGACGACACCGCGAAGCTGCAGGGTGGTAAAGCCGTGTGGCGCGAGCTCGACGACGTCGTGTTCAAGGTGCATGACAAGGCCAAACTGTCGCTGCCAGAGGGCGACGAGTACGCCTTCACCGGTGCGAAGGCCGGCGACGAGGTGTGGGCCGTGCCGCAGACCGAGGCGCCGGGTGTGGTCTGGCTCGGGTGGAACACGCAGGACCCGGAGGTTGTGAAGAGCACCGAGCGCGGTGTCACGCTGCGCATCCTAGAAGCGAAGCAGATCGACGGCGACGGCACCCTGACGCTGTTCCTGCAGCCGGGCAACTTCGCCCCGCCGCAGGTGCTGTTCGACGGTAAGCAGCCAGGCGACATCTGGGTGGACCTCAACACCCACACGCATGCCAACTGGGTGTTCACCAAGCCAGGCACGTACCTGGTGAAGGTGGCCATCGACGCCACCGGCACCGACAAGACCGAGCGCTCCGCCGAAGCCGTACTGCGATTCAGCGTGGGCGACAGCACCGACGAGCAGGCCGCGATGGATGCGACCTGGCCGGGCGCCGAGTCCTCGGACGAGGGGGACGCGAGCGCGTCGGACAGCCCCTCTGCTGCGCCGTCTGCAGCGTCGACTGGCGCGGCATCGAAGGGCTCCGAATCCGCCAAGCCAGCAGCGCAAGAGGATGCGAATGAACAAGCCGACGGTGCCTCGTCGCTGCCCTGGGTGGCTGGCGGGGTCGCGCTGGTGGTTATTGCAGGCGTTGTCGTGGCGCTCGTGATGCGCCGGCAGAAGCGCATGACCGACGAGGTATTCAACGATGCCGAGTGA
- a CDS encoding anchored repeat ABC transporter, substrate-binding protein: MKAAAVGLVLTVAVVAPGRSPSAASDGRLTVVATTGILADLTEGVAGDAAQVVALVPPGADPHTYEPSLRDVRSIVNAKLAFSNYLMLEEQSLIRSIDANLPHNATHIALAEEASGYSAEIIPLVENHSLDTVWLGLRVHGTKPGATRSSAVEMALVEAEGPGGAHGFVTGTFGQPQSVFNSADGLDSSKGFDGDRTTLPMDAHTHMSWAFTKPGVYHLTFRAQYLSNPSARPVDVITGTLTVAVGVDPASTGKKVVLSEGHADITADLSAGRLQLFTDKESDGAGAPPGMGAVPVEDVVISVPPKALMPVPGDPAYRFIARPGQDVYQLPQAVLGRHVHGEIDPHLWQDVRNAQAYVQVIRDQLIKADPANAQTYRANAEKEIAELDEVHDYVQRSVDSIPKRNRHLVTTHDAYGYLAHRYGLDIAAVVAPSPVQEPSLADRRRLTRTLTDLGVPAVFVEPNASQQAGALREAANHTGTAICRIWGDAFTPEVSTYADMMRANADSLARCLGGTPLGNHDTKDNQ; this comes from the coding sequence CTGAAGGCGGCGGCGGTGGGGCTTGTCCTCACCGTCGCCGTCGTGGCGCCTGGACGTTCACCGTCGGCTGCATCAGACGGGCGCCTCACCGTCGTCGCCACCACAGGCATTCTCGCTGACCTCACTGAAGGAGTGGCGGGCGACGCTGCGCAGGTGGTGGCACTCGTGCCGCCTGGCGCAGATCCACACACCTACGAGCCGAGCCTTAGAGACGTGCGCAGCATCGTCAACGCCAAGCTCGCGTTCTCCAACTACCTGATGCTGGAAGAGCAGTCGCTCATTCGTTCCATCGACGCGAACCTTCCCCACAACGCGACGCACATTGCGCTCGCGGAGGAAGCCAGCGGGTACTCCGCGGAAATCATTCCGCTGGTAGAAAACCACTCGCTCGACACCGTGTGGCTCGGATTGCGCGTGCATGGCACGAAGCCTGGCGCCACCCGCTCGTCGGCGGTGGAGATGGCTCTCGTGGAAGCCGAAGGCCCGGGCGGGGCGCACGGCTTCGTCACCGGCACCTTCGGGCAGCCCCAGAGCGTCTTTAATAGCGCGGACGGGCTCGACTCGTCGAAGGGTTTCGACGGCGACCGCACGACGCTGCCGATGGACGCCCACACGCACATGAGCTGGGCATTCACGAAGCCGGGCGTGTACCACTTAACGTTTCGCGCCCAGTACTTGAGCAACCCCAGCGCGCGGCCAGTTGACGTCATCACCGGCACGCTCACCGTCGCGGTGGGCGTCGACCCCGCATCGACGGGCAAGAAGGTGGTGCTGTCTGAGGGGCACGCGGACATCACGGCAGACCTCTCGGCGGGACGGCTGCAACTGTTCACTGACAAGGAGTCCGACGGCGCCGGCGCCCCGCCCGGAATGGGTGCGGTGCCCGTCGAAGACGTGGTGATTTCGGTGCCGCCGAAAGCCCTCATGCCGGTGCCAGGAGACCCCGCGTACCGATTCATCGCTCGCCCCGGTCAGGATGTGTACCAGCTTCCGCAGGCCGTGCTCGGGCGGCACGTGCACGGCGAGATCGACCCGCACCTGTGGCAAGACGTCCGCAACGCGCAGGCCTACGTCCAGGTCATCCGGGATCAGCTCATCAAGGCCGACCCTGCCAACGCGCAGACCTACCGCGCCAACGCCGAGAAGGAGATCGCGGAACTCGATGAGGTGCACGACTACGTACAGCGATCCGTCGACTCCATTCCAAAGCGCAACCGCCACCTCGTCACCACCCACGACGCGTACGGCTACCTCGCCCACCGATACGGCCTCGACATCGCCGCAGTGGTGGCCCCGTCGCCCGTGCAGGAACCGTCGCTGGCAGACCGACGCCGGCTCACCCGCACGCTGACCGACCTCGGCGTGCCCGCCGTCTTCGTCGAACCGAACGCCAGCCAGCAGGCGGGCGCTCTGCGCGAAGCGGCGAACCACACAGGCACCGCCATCTGCCGGATCTGGGGCGACGCCTTCACGCCAGAGGTGTCGACCTACGCAGACATGATGCGGGCCAACGCAGATTCACTCGCCCGCTGCCTGGGCGGCACACCGCTCGGCAACCACGACACAAAGGACAACCAATGA
- a CDS encoding choice-of-anchor M domain-containing protein, giving the protein MSIRSSAPAAWRAVAISLIAALLAVAVPTTARADSAPLILDQGHVDAFNVTVKNGALQLNLKEDATGSHVERAPESVELHVKSAALQDIPDGVPGAPKAYWLPMTQNQNLLWPGWDTLGIQGTGFEEAVDLVFQDVKGPGNVHLFSSGSFGGVEPLLEGGTLDLKSGAVRKQTYPAHTHAHWIFTKPGVYKLKVKAVGTKSGKKVESASQQYVFTVGDEFRGKGYATDAPEPKPTPKPSPKPSVKPSPKPTAKPTAKPTAKPTAKPTAKPTAKPTAKPTAKPTAKPTAKPTAKPTAKPTAKPTAKPTAKPTAKPTAKPAPKPAPQAMTVFDRGHVDAFNVTARQGKLALDLKEDVTGSHVRRDPAKVELHVKSAAWNEKIPAGWPGGPKGYALSMTQDPNLLWPGWDTLGTQGGGVDPKVTLRFQSVEGPGAVHVYGQTSFGGPSALLDGNQYQLVDGATLPVNAPAHVHANWIFAKPGVYKFTVVAEGTAGGKDVKSEPKTYTFTVGDQFRGKGNADASAGDGKAQPPASAPDRNDADKSGGKPAGEHPAGGSASSTSTPSDNAPTMKPSLGECKKHTNVRPATKEEIAAAKTAKQPSGPGGKSGGSVTIPANTHVHPNWVFSAPGDYALTVKMSTTSKSGQPMATTSTLRFKVGSGGQGATNGHFDFGPKIEGGKLVASLKDDRKSPAQWVDPASQTFIVGNAAKATAPAGIDFVASQGSPVWMIASAQVSGVPWLGANTMHESLLAGSTGEVRFSLVSASGPGKVGVFTSGNFGQVVDQLWFTKSGGSAPQSKPAGKLASSQAEAGDGGVFMKDGKAMINEVTWAYANGTPCKPGAGMPQSGADGAEVLPPASAGSASAASAASTAAVALLTFIGAAAVLARRANR; this is encoded by the coding sequence ATGAGCATACGAAGCAGCGCGCCCGCCGCCTGGCGGGCCGTAGCCATCAGCTTGATCGCCGCGCTCCTCGCCGTGGCTGTGCCGACGACGGCGAGAGCTGATAGCGCCCCACTCATCCTCGATCAGGGACACGTTGATGCGTTCAACGTGACAGTGAAGAACGGGGCGCTGCAACTGAACCTCAAGGAGGATGCGACGGGTAGCCACGTTGAGCGCGCACCTGAGAGCGTCGAACTGCACGTGAAATCGGCAGCGCTGCAGGACATCCCTGACGGGGTTCCGGGCGCGCCGAAGGCCTACTGGCTGCCCATGACGCAGAACCAGAACCTGCTGTGGCCGGGATGGGACACTCTTGGTATCCAGGGCACCGGCTTCGAAGAGGCCGTCGATTTGGTGTTCCAGGACGTCAAGGGCCCGGGCAACGTGCACCTGTTCAGCAGCGGCTCCTTCGGCGGTGTTGAGCCGCTGCTCGAAGGCGGCACGCTGGATCTGAAGAGTGGTGCCGTCCGCAAGCAGACATATCCTGCCCACACGCACGCCCACTGGATTTTCACCAAGCCCGGCGTGTACAAGCTCAAGGTGAAAGCGGTAGGCACGAAGAGCGGCAAGAAGGTGGAGTCGGCCTCGCAGCAGTACGTGTTCACCGTCGGCGATGAGTTCCGCGGTAAGGGGTATGCCACTGACGCGCCCGAGCCCAAGCCGACGCCGAAGCCCTCGCCCAAGCCCTCGGTGAAACCTTCACCAAAGCCAACGGCCAAGCCGACTGCGAAGCCAACCGCCAAGCCGACGGCGAAGCCGACTGCGAAGCCAACCGCCAAGCCGACGGCGAAACCGACCGCTAAGCCGACTGCAAAGCCCACGGCTAAGCCGACTGCCAAGCCGACTGCGAAGCCAACCGCTAAGCCGACTGCCAAGCCAACCGCGAAGCCAACCGCTAAGCCGACCGCGAAGCCTGCTCCCAAGCCTGCGCCGCAGGCGATGACGGTGTTTGACCGCGGCCACGTCGATGCATTCAATGTCACGGCCAGGCAGGGCAAGTTGGCGTTGGATCTGAAGGAAGACGTCACGGGCTCCCACGTTCGTAGAGACCCGGCCAAGGTGGAACTCCACGTGAAGTCTGCCGCCTGGAACGAGAAGATTCCGGCCGGATGGCCAGGCGGCCCGAAGGGGTACGCGCTGTCCATGACGCAAGATCCGAACCTCCTGTGGCCAGGCTGGGACACGCTCGGCACGCAAGGCGGCGGCGTCGATCCGAAGGTGACGCTGCGCTTCCAGTCCGTCGAAGGCCCGGGAGCCGTCCACGTCTACGGGCAGACCTCATTCGGTGGTCCGTCGGCGCTGCTGGATGGCAACCAGTACCAGCTTGTCGACGGGGCGACGCTTCCCGTGAATGCCCCGGCGCACGTGCATGCGAACTGGATTTTCGCCAAGCCAGGTGTCTACAAGTTCACCGTCGTGGCGGAAGGTACCGCGGGTGGCAAGGATGTGAAGTCTGAGCCGAAGACCTACACGTTCACCGTCGGCGACCAGTTCCGCGGCAAGGGCAATGCGGACGCATCCGCCGGTGACGGCAAGGCCCAACCTCCGGCAAGCGCCCCTGATCGCAATGATGCTGACAAGTCGGGCGGCAAGCCCGCAGGTGAGCATCCCGCAGGCGGGTCGGCGTCTTCGACGAGCACACCGTCGGACAACGCACCCACCATGAAGCCAAGCCTGGGGGAGTGCAAGAAGCACACCAACGTGCGGCCGGCCACGAAGGAAGAAATCGCCGCTGCCAAGACCGCCAAGCAGCCCTCGGGGCCAGGCGGCAAGTCCGGTGGCTCGGTGACGATCCCCGCCAACACGCACGTGCACCCGAACTGGGTGTTCTCCGCTCCGGGTGACTACGCGCTCACTGTGAAGATGTCCACCACGTCGAAGTCCGGCCAGCCCATGGCTACGACGTCGACCCTCCGCTTCAAGGTGGGTTCCGGTGGTCAAGGCGCGACGAACGGTCACTTCGACTTCGGACCCAAGATCGAGGGCGGCAAGCTCGTCGCATCGCTCAAGGACGACCGCAAATCTCCCGCACAGTGGGTTGACCCCGCGTCGCAGACGTTCATCGTCGGCAACGCGGCCAAGGCTACGGCTCCCGCCGGTATCGACTTTGTGGCCAGCCAGGGCAGCCCGGTGTGGATGATTGCATCCGCGCAGGTATCGGGTGTGCCGTGGCTCGGGGCGAACACCATGCACGAATCCCTGCTAGCTGGAAGCACCGGCGAGGTGCGTTTCTCCCTCGTCAGCGCCTCCGGGCCGGGCAAGGTAGGGGTGTTCACCTCTGGAAACTTCGGTCAGGTGGTGGACCAGCTGTGGTTCACCAAGTCTGGCGGAAGCGCACCGCAATCCAAGCCGGCAGGCAAGCTTGCTTCCTCCCAAGCTGAAGCCGGCGACGGCGGTGTGTTCATGAAGGATGGCAAGGCCATGATCAATGAGGTCACCTGGGCCTACGCCAACGGCACACCGTGCAAGCCGGGCGCGGGTATGCCTCAGTCGGGCGCTGACGGCGCAGAGGTGCTTCCCCCTGCCTCCGCTGGGTCAGCTTCCGCCGCAAGTGCGGCATCGACGGCGGCTGTTGCGCTGCTCACCTTCATCGGTGCAGCCGCCGTGCTTGCCCGCCGGGCCAACCGGTGA
- the lipB gene encoding lipoyl(octanoyl) transferase LipB — MLTFEELGLGTADAEYMETWEYQRVIHDEVAAGKRGGHVLLVEHSPVYTAGRRTTDEMKPRDGTPVVDTDRGGLITYHGPGQLVGYPIVHLAEGMGVVDHVRKLEEAIINLLDEYGIAAGRVTGRTGVWLPATPTRLERKICAIGVRVSRRTTLHGFALNVRSSAERFGNIIPCGIDDADVTSIEEELPGEWTVQQVARDIRPHLTAALSFAN, encoded by the coding sequence ATGCTGACGTTCGAGGAGCTCGGCTTGGGGACAGCCGACGCGGAGTACATGGAAACTTGGGAATACCAACGCGTCATTCACGACGAAGTCGCCGCCGGGAAGCGCGGGGGGCACGTGTTGCTCGTCGAGCATTCGCCGGTGTACACCGCCGGACGTCGCACCACCGACGAGATGAAGCCGCGCGACGGCACGCCGGTGGTCGACACCGACCGCGGCGGCCTCATCACGTACCACGGGCCAGGGCAACTCGTCGGCTATCCCATCGTCCACCTTGCAGAGGGCATGGGCGTGGTCGACCACGTGCGGAAACTCGAGGAAGCCATCATCAACCTGCTGGACGAGTACGGCATCGCTGCCGGTCGCGTCACCGGGCGTACCGGGGTGTGGCTGCCCGCCACCCCCACCAGGCTCGAGCGCAAGATATGCGCCATCGGAGTGCGCGTGAGTAGACGCACTACGCTGCACGGCTTCGCCCTGAACGTGCGCTCCAGCGCCGAGCGCTTCGGCAACATCATCCCTTGTGGCATCGACGACGCGGATGTCACATCGATCGAAGAAGAGCTCCCCGGCGAGTGGACGGTGCAGCAGGTTGCCCGCGACATTCGCCCCCACCTCACCGCAGCACTTTCTTTCGCGAACTGA
- the lipA gene encoding lipoyl synthase yields MTAVKPEGRKLLRVEAKNAQTPIERKPEWIRTKAKMGPNYNDLQHIVKSGDLHTVCQEAGCPNIYECWEDRESTFLIGGDQCTRRCDFCQITSAKPDGYDPTEPLRVAASVKKMGLRYATVTGVCRDDLEDEGAWLYAETIRQIHQVNPGVGVEMLAPDFSGKRDLVHQVLDAKPEVFAHNVETVPRIFKRIRPGFRYERSLDVLRMSRDEGLVTKSNLILGMGETRDEISQALQDLHDAGAELITITQYLRPGPTLLPIDRWVTPQEFDELAEEAKEIGYAGVLSGPLVRSSYRAGRLYRTAMEARKK; encoded by the coding sequence GTGACTGCCGTGAAGCCTGAGGGCCGGAAACTCCTTCGAGTCGAGGCCAAGAATGCCCAGACCCCCATCGAGCGTAAGCCGGAGTGGATCCGCACCAAGGCGAAGATGGGCCCCAACTACAACGATCTGCAGCACATCGTGAAGTCGGGCGACCTCCACACCGTGTGCCAGGAGGCGGGCTGTCCCAACATCTACGAGTGCTGGGAAGACAGGGAGTCGACGTTCCTGATCGGCGGCGACCAGTGCACCCGTCGCTGCGATTTCTGCCAGATCACGTCCGCGAAGCCTGATGGCTACGACCCGACCGAGCCCCTACGCGTTGCCGCATCCGTGAAGAAGATGGGGCTGCGCTACGCCACCGTCACCGGTGTGTGCCGCGACGATCTGGAAGATGAGGGTGCCTGGCTGTATGCCGAAACGATCCGCCAGATTCACCAGGTCAACCCCGGTGTTGGTGTAGAGATGCTCGCGCCCGATTTCTCGGGCAAGCGAGATCTCGTGCACCAGGTGCTCGACGCGAAGCCCGAGGTGTTCGCGCACAATGTCGAGACAGTCCCCCGTATCTTCAAGCGCATCCGCCCCGGTTTCCGCTACGAGCGCTCACTCGACGTGCTCCGCATGTCCCGCGACGAGGGGCTCGTCACCAAGTCGAACCTCATCCTCGGCATGGGTGAGACCCGCGACGAGATCTCCCAGGCGTTGCAGGATCTCCACGATGCAGGCGCGGAGCTCATCACCATCACGCAGTACCTGCGCCCTGGGCCGACGCTATTGCCCATCGACCGCTGGGTGACGCCGCAGGAGTTCGATGAGCTGGCGGAGGAGGCCAAGGAGATCGGATACGCTGGTGTGCTGTCCGGGCCGCTGGTCCGGTCGTCGTATCGCGCGGGTCGGCTGTACCGAACCGCGATGGAAGCTCGGAAGAAGTGA
- a CDS encoding DUF4191 domain-containing protein: protein MAKSERAKALAAKQKAEAKARKLAKKNSSDPKDWGMVKQIREVYRVTKEQDPKLPLYLALAFLIPFAIILGLTIWLSNGWLGIVLWGVLAVMTGIMCMTIVLTQRAKKATITRYEGQAGSAEVALSMLPEKKWFSTPGIAANRQLDVVHRTVGPGGLILIGDGEPGRLKQMLASEKKKHDQILYGVQAQIIQMGNGAGQVPLSKLTDHIKKLPKQLTDSQIQETRQRLKSLDAMRPKMPIPKGPMNMKGARKAMRGH, encoded by the coding sequence ATGGCGAAAAGTGAACGCGCGAAGGCGCTAGCGGCCAAGCAGAAGGCGGAGGCCAAGGCGAGGAAGCTGGCGAAAAAGAATTCCTCCGACCCCAAAGACTGGGGCATGGTCAAACAGATCAGGGAGGTCTACCGGGTCACCAAGGAGCAAGACCCGAAGCTGCCGCTGTACCTCGCGCTCGCTTTCCTCATCCCCTTCGCCATCATCCTCGGCCTGACGATCTGGCTGTCGAACGGCTGGCTTGGCATCGTTTTGTGGGGCGTGCTTGCCGTCATGACCGGCATCATGTGCATGACGATCGTGCTCACGCAACGCGCAAAGAAAGCCACCATCACCCGCTACGAGGGGCAGGCCGGGTCAGCTGAGGTCGCCCTGTCGATGCTCCCGGAGAAGAAGTGGTTCTCCACCCCCGGTATTGCCGCGAACCGTCAGCTCGACGTCGTGCACCGCACCGTTGGCCCCGGCGGGTTGATCCTGATTGGTGACGGCGAGCCGGGGCGCCTGAAGCAGATGCTCGCGAGCGAAAAGAAGAAGCACGACCAGATCCTCTACGGCGTCCAAGCGCAGATCATCCAGATGGGCAATGGGGCTGGCCAGGTGCCGCTTTCGAAGCTCACCGACCACATCAAGAAGCTCCCCAAGCAGCTGACGGATTCGCAAATCCAGGAGACACGCCAGCGGCTGAAGTCGCTCGACGCGATGCGCCCCAAGATGCCCATCCCGAAGGGGCCCATGAATATGAAGGGTGCCCGCAAGGCCATGCGCGGCCACTGA